A single Brachybacterium sillae DNA region contains:
- the ileS gene encoding isoleucine--tRNA ligase, protein MPYPVDGSPLVPSPNLPELEQRVLEFWRRDDTFRASIAQREGAEEFTFYDGPPFANGLPHYGHLLTGYVKDVIPRFRTMAGQKVDRVFGWDTHGLPAELEAMSELGLTEKQEIEEMGVQAFNHAARSSVMKYATEWEDYVTRQARWVDFEGGYRTYDTDYMESVLWAFKTLYDKGRAYEGYKVLPYCWNDQTPLSAHELRMDDDVYQDRQDRTVVVTFPLQGEKAQQLGLDGVRALAWTTTPWTLPTNFSLAVGPEVQYVVVPAGPRGAADGAAAGEASYLLAEDLAGSFAKELGYEDAEAVTAAATQRIVGADLEYVHYRPLWDVYAADPARWGLENAWIITVADYVSTGDGTGVVHQATAYGEDDQVVNARYGIPVVVSVDDGACFLDLFRGTELDEIAGVQVFDANGPIIRNLSRSARLFRESSYVHSYPHCWRCRKPLIYKAVSSWFVKVADQRERMLELNEQITWMPENVKHGQFGTWLEGARDWAISRNRYWGTPIPVWKSDDPNHPRIEVYGSLAEIEEAFGQLPRDEHGNVDLHRPYIDQLTRPNPDDPTGRSRMVRVPEILDVWFDSGSMPFAQVHYPFENRDWFEQHNPADFIVEYIGQTRGWFYVMHVLATALFDRPAFSSVICHGIVLGNDGFKASKSRRNYPDPQQMFDTYGSDAVRWFQMSSPILRGGNLIVDEPRIRDAVRQTVLPLWNVWYFLALYANAAGPKDDDGTPLGYVGAPRYEAQDVMDRYVLARTGILVRETRQLLEDLDIVGATERIQAHLDMLTNWYVRRSRDRFWEGDAQAIDVLSTVLETTLRVVAPLLPMVSEEIWKQLTGERSVHLTDWPDADLFPVDDDLLTAMEETREIASAGNALRKKEGIRARQPLSTLTVVHSDVARLEPFTAIIADELNVKQVRLLDVSGDEARSLGVEQRLAVNARAAGPRLGKQVQQAIKGAKSGDWSVAEDGTVTAGGLELQDGEYTLDLVAGDAVPEGTAIGVLRGGDFLVLETRLTPELEAEGTARDVVRAIQSARRDAGLDVSDRIHLTVEGDEPVVQAVRTHQAMVAGEVLAVDVTIGPAPAGAHTATEKVTGGSVTVSVTRA, encoded by the coding sequence ATGCCCTACCCGGTCGACGGATCCCCGCTCGTCCCCTCCCCGAACCTCCCGGAGCTGGAGCAGCGCGTTCTCGAGTTCTGGCGCCGCGACGACACCTTCCGTGCCAGCATCGCCCAGCGGGAGGGTGCCGAGGAGTTCACCTTCTACGACGGCCCGCCCTTCGCCAATGGTCTGCCGCACTACGGCCACCTCCTCACCGGGTACGTCAAGGACGTCATCCCCCGGTTCCGCACCATGGCCGGGCAGAAAGTGGACCGTGTCTTCGGCTGGGATACCCATGGCCTGCCCGCGGAGCTTGAGGCCATGAGCGAGCTCGGGCTCACCGAGAAGCAGGAGATCGAGGAGATGGGGGTGCAGGCGTTCAACCACGCTGCCCGTTCCTCGGTCATGAAGTACGCCACCGAGTGGGAGGACTACGTCACCCGCCAGGCCCGCTGGGTCGACTTCGAGGGTGGCTATCGCACCTACGACACCGATTACATGGAGTCCGTGCTGTGGGCGTTCAAGACCCTGTACGACAAGGGCCGCGCCTACGAGGGCTACAAGGTGCTGCCGTACTGCTGGAACGACCAGACGCCGCTGTCCGCGCACGAGCTGCGGATGGACGATGACGTGTACCAGGACCGGCAGGACCGCACCGTCGTGGTGACCTTCCCGTTGCAGGGGGAGAAGGCCCAGCAGCTGGGGCTCGACGGGGTGCGGGCACTGGCGTGGACGACCACCCCGTGGACCCTCCCGACGAACTTCTCCCTGGCCGTCGGCCCCGAGGTGCAGTACGTGGTGGTGCCGGCCGGCCCGCGGGGTGCAGCCGACGGCGCCGCCGCGGGGGAGGCCTCCTACCTGCTGGCGGAGGACCTCGCCGGATCGTTCGCGAAGGAACTCGGGTACGAGGATGCCGAGGCGGTGACCGCCGCGGCCACGCAGCGGATCGTCGGTGCCGATCTCGAGTACGTGCACTACCGGCCGCTGTGGGACGTGTACGCCGCCGACCCCGCCCGCTGGGGGCTCGAGAACGCCTGGATCATCACCGTCGCCGACTACGTCTCCACCGGCGACGGCACCGGCGTGGTCCACCAGGCCACCGCCTATGGTGAGGACGACCAGGTCGTCAACGCCCGCTACGGCATCCCCGTGGTGGTGAGCGTGGATGACGGCGCCTGCTTCCTGGATCTGTTCCGCGGCACCGAGCTTGACGAGATCGCCGGGGTGCAGGTGTTCGACGCCAACGGGCCGATCATCCGCAACCTCTCCCGCTCCGCCCGTCTGTTCCGGGAATCCAGCTACGTGCACTCCTACCCGCACTGCTGGCGCTGCCGGAAGCCGCTGATCTACAAGGCCGTCTCCAGCTGGTTCGTCAAGGTCGCCGACCAGCGCGAGCGGATGCTCGAGCTGAACGAGCAGATCACCTGGATGCCGGAGAACGTCAAACACGGTCAGTTCGGCACCTGGCTGGAGGGCGCCCGCGACTGGGCGATCTCCCGCAACCGCTACTGGGGCACCCCGATCCCCGTGTGGAAGAGCGACGACCCGAACCACCCGCGCATCGAGGTCTACGGCTCGCTCGCGGAGATCGAGGAGGCCTTCGGGCAGTTGCCGCGCGATGAGCACGGGAACGTCGACCTGCACCGCCCGTACATCGATCAGCTCACCCGTCCGAACCCCGACGACCCCACCGGCCGCAGCCGCATGGTGCGGGTCCCGGAGATCCTCGACGTGTGGTTCGACTCGGGTTCCATGCCGTTCGCGCAGGTGCACTACCCCTTCGAGAACCGCGACTGGTTCGAGCAGCACAACCCGGCGGACTTCATCGTCGAGTACATCGGGCAAACCCGCGGCTGGTTCTACGTGATGCACGTGCTGGCGACGGCCCTGTTCGACCGCCCGGCGTTCTCCAGCGTCATCTGCCACGGCATCGTGCTGGGCAACGACGGGTTCAAGGCCTCGAAGTCCCGCCGCAACTACCCGGATCCGCAGCAGATGTTCGACACCTACGGTTCGGACGCGGTGCGGTGGTTCCAGATGAGCTCGCCGATCCTGCGCGGCGGCAACCTGATCGTCGACGAGCCGCGCATCCGAGATGCGGTGCGGCAGACGGTGTTGCCGCTGTGGAACGTGTGGTACTTCCTGGCGCTGTACGCGAACGCCGCCGGGCCCAAGGACGACGACGGCACACCCCTCGGGTATGTCGGCGCCCCTCGCTATGAGGCGCAGGACGTCATGGACCGGTATGTGCTGGCACGCACCGGGATCCTGGTGCGCGAGACCCGCCAGCTGCTGGAGGACCTCGACATTGTCGGGGCGACCGAGCGGATCCAGGCGCACCTGGACATGCTCACCAACTGGTACGTGCGCCGCTCCCGGGACCGCTTCTGGGAGGGCGACGCCCAGGCCATCGACGTGCTCTCCACCGTGCTGGAGACGACGCTGCGGGTGGTGGCGCCGCTGCTGCCGATGGTGTCCGAGGAGATCTGGAAGCAGCTGACGGGGGAGCGGTCCGTGCATCTGACGGACTGGCCCGACGCCGACCTGTTCCCGGTCGACGACGATCTGCTCACCGCGATGGAGGAGACCCGGGAGATCGCCTCCGCCGGCAACGCGCTGCGCAAGAAGGAGGGCATCCGCGCCCGACAGCCGCTGTCCACCCTCACCGTGGTGCATTCCGATGTGGCCCGGCTGGAGCCCTTCACCGCGATCATCGCCGACGAGCTCAACGTGAAGCAGGTGCGGCTGCTGGACGTCTCCGGGGACGAGGCCCGCTCCCTCGGTGTGGAGCAGCGGCTCGCGGTCAACGCCCGCGCCGCCGGTCCCCGCCTGGGCAAGCAGGTGCAGCAGGCCATCAAGGGTGCGAAGTCCGGCGACTGGTCGGTCGCGGAGGACGGCACCGTCACCGCCGGTGGTCTGGAACTGCAGGACGGCGAATACACCCTGGATCTGGTGGCCGGGGATGCGGTCCCGGAGGGCACCGCCATCGGTGTGCTGCGCGGCGGTGACTTCCTGGTGTTGGAGACGCGTCTGACTCCGGAGCTGGAGGCCGAGGGCACCGCGCGAGATGTGGTCCGGGCGATCCAGTCGGCCCGCCGCGACGCCGGTCTGGACGTCTCCGACCGCATCCACCTCACCGTCGAGGGTGACGAACCGGTGGTGCAGGCGGTGCGCAC
- a CDS encoding 2Fe-2S iron-sulfur cluster-binding protein gives MSLFGEPFTVKTLKSGKTIEVAEGQTLLQALLDAGIPMDYSCEGGVCGTCVVPLVSGEVEHMDEFLMDDERETQMTTCVSRGIGTIEIDV, from the coding sequence GTGTCGCTGTTCGGCGAGCCCTTCACCGTGAAGACCCTCAAGTCCGGCAAGACCATCGAGGTCGCCGAGGGGCAGACGCTGCTGCAGGCGCTGCTCGACGCCGGCATCCCCATGGACTACTCCTGCGAGGGCGGTGTGTGCGGCACCTGCGTGGTGCCGCTGGTCTCCGGCGAGGTCGAGCACATGGACGAGTTCCTCATGGACGACGAACGTGAGACCCAGATGACCACCTGCGTCTCCCGCGGCATCGGGACGATCGAGATCGACGTCTGA
- a CDS encoding ABC transporter ATP-binding protein, translating to MRPVEIGDGKGLPPGQRADVPRVLRLFRPYRGTLAAVLALIAGAAAAGVVSPFLVREIVDVALPQQRLDVLLWCVVGLIAVTVVSAALGVTQAMLSTRVGQAVMHDLRVAVYAHLQRMGLGFFTRTRTGEVQSRIFSDIGSMQAVVTTVMTQIVSSVAGIAMALVAMVALDWRLTLFSLVVLPFAVWMNRRVGRRRRTIVKARQEKAADLSAGIQESLSVSGILLGATLGRTEALTRSFSRQSRSLADLEISSEMAGRWQMALFTTIMATFPALTYLLGGHLMARGDSGITIGTLVAFISLQTGLFPQINGLLRVATQVNASLALFTRVFEYLDAPITILEAPDALRLDPMSIRGEVRFDHVGFTYPGSEAPTLHDLDLTIPAGSHTAIVGPTGSGKTSTGYLLARLYDPTQGRVLLDGHDLRDVTLESLAACVGVVTQETYLLHATIRENLLFAAPDATQEELERACRIAQIHDHIAALPEGYDTVVGERGYRFSGGEKQRLALARTILRDPPVLLLDEATSALDVRTEQAMSSALEALSRGRTTLSIAHRLSTVRSADQILVLEHGRVVERGSWEELLAADGVFARMVRQDQRAETDGD from the coding sequence ATGCGCCCGGTCGAGATCGGCGACGGGAAGGGGCTCCCGCCGGGGCAGCGGGCCGACGTCCCCCGCGTGCTGCGCCTGTTCCGCCCGTACCGGGGCACCCTCGCCGCGGTCCTGGCGCTCATCGCCGGGGCGGCCGCGGCCGGGGTGGTCTCCCCGTTCCTGGTGCGGGAGATCGTGGACGTCGCCCTCCCGCAGCAGCGACTCGACGTCCTCCTGTGGTGCGTCGTCGGCCTGATCGCGGTCACCGTGGTGTCGGCGGCGCTGGGGGTCACCCAGGCGATGCTCTCCACCCGCGTCGGGCAGGCCGTGATGCACGACCTGCGGGTCGCCGTGTACGCGCACCTGCAGCGGATGGGGCTGGGGTTCTTCACCCGCACCCGCACGGGTGAGGTCCAGTCACGCATCTTCAGCGACATCGGCTCGATGCAGGCGGTGGTCACCACCGTCATGACGCAGATCGTCTCGTCCGTGGCGGGCATCGCCATGGCACTGGTGGCGATGGTGGCGCTCGATTGGCGCCTCACTCTGTTCTCCCTGGTGGTGCTGCCGTTCGCGGTGTGGATGAACCGTCGCGTGGGGCGGCGCCGTCGCACCATCGTCAAGGCCCGCCAGGAGAAGGCGGCCGATCTCTCCGCCGGGATCCAGGAGTCGCTGTCGGTGTCAGGGATCCTGCTGGGGGCGACGCTCGGCCGCACCGAGGCCCTCACCCGCTCCTTCTCCCGCCAGTCGCGGTCCCTCGCCGATCTGGAGATCTCCTCGGAGATGGCGGGCCGCTGGCAGATGGCGCTGTTCACCACGATCATGGCGACGTTCCCGGCGCTGACGTATCTGCTCGGCGGCCACCTCATGGCCCGCGGTGACAGCGGCATCACCATCGGCACCCTCGTCGCCTTCATCAGCCTGCAGACCGGATTGTTCCCGCAGATCAACGGGCTGCTGCGGGTGGCCACCCAAGTGAATGCATCGCTCGCCCTGTTCACCCGGGTGTTCGAGTACCTCGATGCACCGATCACCATCCTCGAGGCGCCGGACGCCCTGCGGCTGGATCCGATGAGCATCCGCGGTGAGGTGCGGTTCGACCATGTCGGTTTCACGTACCCCGGATCAGAGGCCCCGACCCTCCACGACCTCGACCTGACCATCCCCGCCGGAAGCCACACCGCGATCGTCGGACCCACCGGATCAGGCAAGACCAGCACCGGCTACCTGCTGGCACGTCTGTACGACCCGACGCAGGGGCGGGTACTGCTCGACGGTCACGACCTGCGGGACGTCACCCTGGAGTCGCTCGCGGCATGCGTCGGAGTGGTCACCCAGGAGACGTATCTGCTGCACGCCACGATCCGGGAGAACCTGCTGTTCGCCGCCCCCGACGCCACCCAGGAGGAGCTCGAGCGGGCCTGCCGGATCGCCCAGATCCATGACCACATCGCTGCTCTGCCGGAGGGGTACGACACCGTGGTGGGGGAGCGCGGCTACCGGTTCAGCGGCGGAGAGAAGCAGCGTCTGGCCCTGGCACGGACGATCCTGCGGGACCCACCGGTGCTGCTGCTGGATGAGGCGACGAGCGCGTTGGATGTGCGCACGGAGCAGGCGATGAGCAGCGCGCTGGAGGCGTTGTCGCGGGGTCGCACCACCCTGTCGATCGCGCATCGGCTCTCGACGGTCCGCAGCGCCGACCAGATCCTCGTCCTCGAGCACGGACGGGTGGTGGAGCGCGGCAGCTGGGAGGAGCTGCTCGCCGCCGACGGCGTGTTCGCCCGCATGGTGCGGCAGGACCAGCGGGCGGAGACCGACGGGGACTGA